From a single Cytophagales bacterium WSM2-2 genomic region:
- the fabF_1 gene encoding 3-oxoacyl-[acyl-carrier-protein] synthase 2, whose amino-acid sequence MSFKRVVITGAGALTPIGNTLNEYWDGLKNGKSGAAPITKFDTTKFKTKFACEVRGFDPEKFIDRKESRKMDPFTQYAMAVVDEAIKNANLPLTDLNPDRVGVIWGSGIGGLLTFQEEMRSYAAGDGTPRFNPFFIPKMIPDLSAGHISIKYGFRGPNYVTVSACASSTNAIYDAYTYLKLGKADIIVSGGSEAAVCIAGVGGFNALKALSERNDSPETASRPYDKDRDGFVLGEGAGALILEEYEHAKKRGAKILGEIIGGGMSADAYHITAPHPEGAGIIKVMEYALEEAGIKPEQVDYINTHGTSTPLGDVGEIRAIQKVFGEHAYKMNISSTKSMTGHLLGAAGAIETIACLLALNEGIVPPTINHFTDDPELDSKLNLTFNKAQQRKVNIALSNTFGFGGHNFSLIIKKAE is encoded by the coding sequence ATGAGTTTCAAACGAGTAGTGATTACGGGCGCGGGCGCGCTCACCCCCATTGGAAATACGCTCAATGAATATTGGGATGGATTGAAGAATGGAAAGAGTGGCGCAGCCCCAATTACGAAGTTTGATACCACCAAGTTCAAAACCAAGTTTGCCTGCGAGGTAAGAGGTTTTGATCCTGAAAAATTCATCGACCGGAAAGAATCCCGGAAGATGGATCCATTTACTCAGTATGCGATGGCCGTGGTGGATGAAGCCATAAAAAATGCGAACCTTCCGCTGACCGACTTAAACCCTGACCGCGTAGGTGTGATCTGGGGATCGGGCATCGGGGGGTTGCTTACTTTTCAGGAAGAAATGCGCTCCTATGCTGCCGGGGATGGCACTCCGCGTTTCAACCCGTTCTTCATTCCTAAAATGATCCCCGATCTTAGCGCAGGGCACATCTCCATCAAATACGGATTTCGCGGACCTAACTATGTTACGGTATCCGCTTGTGCTTCTTCCACCAATGCGATATATGATGCTTACACTTACCTGAAACTGGGTAAAGCAGACATTATTGTGTCAGGTGGCTCCGAAGCAGCAGTTTGCATTGCCGGTGTAGGAGGTTTCAATGCTCTAAAAGCATTATCGGAAAGAAATGATTCACCGGAGACGGCATCCCGCCCTTATGACAAGGATCGTGATGGATTTGTTCTTGGCGAAGGTGCTGGTGCATTGATTCTGGAAGAATACGAGCATGCAAAAAAGCGTGGAGCGAAAATTCTGGGAGAAATCATCGGTGGTGGTATGAGTGCCGATGCGTATCATATTACCGCTCCGCATCCGGAAGGAGCCGGTATCATCAAAGTGATGGAATATGCCCTTGAAGAAGCCGGCATCAAACCTGAACAGGTCGATTACATCAATACACACGGGACATCAACTCCACTTGGAGATGTAGGTGAAATCAGAGCCATCCAGAAAGTTTTCGGTGAGCACGCCTACAAAATGAACATCAGTTCCACAAAAAGTATGACAGGCCACCTATTGGGTGCTGCTGGTGCGATAGAGACGATAGCTTGCTTACTTGCGTTGAATGAAGGTATTGTTCCACCAACCATCAACCATTTCACTGACGATCCGGAGCTGGATTCCAAACTCAATCTTACGTTTAATAAAGCCCAACAACGCAAAGTGAACATTGCATTGAGCAACACTTTCGGTTTTGGTGGCCATAATTTCTCTCTCATTATTAAAAAAGCTGAGTAG